The proteins below are encoded in one region of Labeo rohita strain BAU-BD-2019 chromosome 15, IGBB_LRoh.1.0, whole genome shotgun sequence:
- the cldne gene encoding claudin e, translated as MVSMCRQILGLSLGIIGFIGAIVICALPMWKMSAFIGANIVTAQIIWEGLWMNCVVQSTGQMQCKIYDSLLALPQDLQAARALVIIAIIVCLFAFILGIAGGKCTNFVEREESKAKVAIASGVLFIVSGVLVLVPVCWSANTIVRDFYNPLLTDAQRRELGASLYIGWGAAALLILGGGILCSSCPPKEDNYNIKYSQPRSTATSRAYV; from the coding sequence ATGGTGTCCATGTGTCGACAGATCCTAGGCCTCTCCCTGGGCATTATTGGTTTCATAGGAGCGATTGTGATCTGCGCCCTTCCCATGTGGAAGATGTCTGCATTCATTGGAGCCAATATCGTGACGGCGCAGATCATCTGGGAGGGCTTGTGGATGAACTGTGTGGTCCAGAGCACAGGACAGATGCAGTGCAAAATCTACGACTCGCTCCTGGCTTTACCTCAGGACCTGCAGGCTGCTCGCGCGCTTGTAATCATCGCCATCATTGTCTGCCTCTTTGCGTTCATCCTGGGGATTGCCGGTGGAAAATGCACCAATTTTGTCGAGAGGGAAGAATCCAAGGCAAAGGTGGCTATCGCCAGTGGTGTGCTCTTCATCGTCTCTGGAGTGTTGGTCCTGGTTCCTGTCTGCTGGTCAGCTAACACCATCGTCAGGGATTTCTACAATCCCCTTCTCACAGATGCCCAAAGGAGGGAGCTCGGGGCCTCTCTCTATATCGGATGGGGTGCAGCTGCACTGCTGATCCTGGGAGGAGGTATTCTGTGCAGCTCCTGCCCGCCTAAGGAGGACAACTACAACATCAAGTACTCTCAGCCACGGTCCACTGCCACCAGCAGAGCCTACGTCTGA
- the LOC127176887 gene encoding claudin-4-like: MVSAGLQMLGIALAVVGWIGVIVVCVLPMWLVTAFIGQNIVTAQITWEGIWMSCVVQSTGQMQCKVYDSMLALSSDLQAARALTIISILVGVVGILLATAGGKCTNCIEDERAKARVGIVSGAIFIVAGVLCLIPICWTANMIIRDFYNPMTVSAQKKDDLKMVSQGLQIMGISTAMLGWLGVIVVCALPQWKVSAFIGANIVTAQIIWEGMWMNCVVQSTGQMQCKVYDSMLALSSDLQAGRAMIIISILTGLFGIVISLAGGKCTNCIEDQGSKSKACIVAGILLIISGLLCMIPVSWAAHTTIRDFYNPMMVEAQRRELGAALYVGWGSAGLLLLGGGILCWNCPPKQERIYNPKFSAVRSNSGPREFV, translated from the exons ATGGTTTCAGCAGGGTTGCAGATGCTGGGCATAGCCCTGGCTGTCGTCGGCTGGATCGGGGTGATCGTGGTTTGCGTTCTCCCTATGTGGCTTGTCACGGCTTTCATTGGACAGAACATAGTCACTGCGCAGATAACCTGGGAGGGGATCTGGATGAGTTGTGTGGTGCAGAGCACCGGACAGATGCAGTGTAAGGTCTATGACTCCATGCTGGCTCTCAGCTCAGATCTACAGGCGGCCCGTGCCCTGACTATCATCTCCATCCTGGTGGGTGTCGTTGGCATCCTGTTAGCGACCGCTGGAGGCAAATGCACCAACTGCATCGAGGACGAGCGTGCCAAGGCCAGAGTTGGCATCGTTTCAGGAGCCATCTTCATCGTCGCTGGAGTTCTGTGTTTGATTCCCATCTGCTGGACGGCCAATATGATTATAAGGGACTTCTACAACCCTATGACCGTCAGCGCACAGAAGAAAGA TGATTTAAAAATGGTCTCCCAAGGACTCCAGATTATGGGCATATCCACAGCCATGCTGGGTTGGCTGGGTGTCATTGTCGTTTGCGCTTTGCCCCAGTGGAAGGTGTCTGCGTTCATTGGGGCCAACATCGTCACAGCACAGATCATCTGGGAGGGCATGTGGATGAACTGTGTGGTGCAGAGCACTGGACAAATGCAGTGTAAAGTCTACGACTCCATGCTGGCGCTCAGTTCTGATCTTCAAGCGGGCCGGGCCATGATCATCATCTCCATTTTGACTGGACTCTTTGGAATCGTAATTTCTTTGGCTGGTGGGAAGTGCACCAACTGCATTGAGGATCAGGGGTCCAAATCAAAGGCGTGCATCGTCGCAGGCATTCTCTTAATTATCTCTGGACTTCTTTGTATGATCCCAGTGTCGTGGGCAGCACACACGACCATACGCGACTTCTATAACCCAATGATGGTGGAGGCCCAGCGGAGGGAGTTGGGCGCAGCTCTGTATGTCGGATGGGGATCTGCTGGGTTGCTTTTACTTGGAGGAGGAATACTTTGCTGGAACTGCCCGCCGAAGCAAGAACGAATCTACAACCCTAAATTCTCCGCTGTGAGGTCCAATTCTGGTCCAAGAGAGTTCGTCTGA
- the cldnf gene encoding claudin f, which yields MVSLCRQILGLSLAISGFIGAILCFALPMWKVTVFIGANIVTTQIIWEGLWMNCVVQSTGQMQCKIYDSLLALPQDLQAARTLMVIAIIICCFAIVLGIASGKCTNFVKREDNKAKVAIASGVLFIVSGVLVLVPVCWSANTIVRDFYNPLLTDAQRRDSFNMGRIAKEVSGQVLCFIGFVGICVCCGIPMWRVTSYIGANIVTGQVVWDGLWMNCVMQSTGQMQCKIQDSIMRLTQDLQAARALTIIAIVIGFVGMLLTFVGGQCSSCLKNESSMAKVLICGGILCMIAGVVCLIPVCWSSAYTISDFQSILTIETQKRELGASIFIGWGASGCLLLGGIILCTSCPKREDMYPNYPGMYPYQGPVYGPPGSYMPAKTYAPSPVYSGAYIPNKSYPAPTYSPVPGQYI from the exons ATGGTGTCTCTGTGTCGACAGATCCTAGGCCTGTCCCTGGCCATTAGTGGTTTCATTGGAGCCATTCTGTGTTTTGCCCTTCCCATGTGGAAGGTGACTGTGTTCATTGGAGCCAATATCGTGACGACGCAGATCATCTGGGAGGGCTTGTGGATGAACTGTGTGGTCCAGAGCACAGGACAGATGCAGTGCAAAATCTACGACTCGCTCCTGGCTTTACCTCAGGACCTGCAGGCTGCTCGCACCCTTATGGTCATCGCCATCATTATCTGCTGCTTTGCGATCGTCCTGGGGATTGCCAGTGGAAAATGCACCAACTTTGTCAAGAGAGAAGACAACAAGGCAAAGGTGGCTATCGCCAGTGGTGTGCTCTTCATCGTCTCTGGAGTGTTGGTCCTGGTTCCTGTCTGCTGGTCAGCTAACACCATCGTCAGGGATTTCTACAATCCCCTTCTCACAGATGCCCAAAGGAGGGA CAGCTTTAACATGGGGAGGATTGCTAAAGAGGTTTCCGGCCAAGTGCTGTGCTTCATTGGATTCGTTGGCATATGTGTTTGCTGTGGCATTCCCATGTGGCGTGTCACTTCATACATTGGTGCCAACATCGTCACCGGCCAGGTCGTCTGGGATGGCTTGTGGATGAACTGTGTGATGCAGAGCACAGGACAGATGCAGTGTAAAATCCAAGACTCGATCATGCGACTGACCCAGGACTTGCAAGCGGCACGTGCGCTGACCATCATCGCAATAGTGATCGGCTTCGTTGGAATGCTATTGACTTTTGTGGGAGGCCAGTGCAGCAGTTGTCTGAAGAACGAATCGTCCATGGCCAAAGTGTTGATCTGTGGTGGCATCCTGTGCATGATAGCTGGAGTCGTCTGTCTCATTCCGGTCTGCTGGTCCTCAGCCTACACCATCTCAGATTTCCAGAGCATTCTCACAATCGAGACCCAAAAGAGGGAGCTTGGGGCATCCATTTTCATTGGCTGGGGTGCCTCAGGGTGTCTTCTGCTGGGAGGGATCATTCTGTGTACTTCTTGTCCAAAGAGAGAAGATATGTATCCAAATTACCCAGGCATGTACCCTTACCAAGGACCTGTGTATGGGCCTCCTGGATCTTATATGCCTGCCAAAACATACGCACCGAGTCCTGTGTATTCCGGGGCTTATATTCCTAACAAATCGTATCCAGCCCCAACTTACTCACCTGTTCCGGGACAATATATTTAA
- the cldnj gene encoding claudin j — translation MALQVLGITLSMIGFAGTIIICALPMWKVTAFIGTNIVVAQVFWEGLWMTCVYERIGQMQCKLYDALLDLDPSLQAARGLIVTTMALACLAFLIFLVGADCTNCLSNPRAKARIVVVSGITFMLSGLTAVVPVSWTADSIIRDFHNPIVHEALKREMGAALYVGWVTAGFLFVGGAVLCTSCPPERHNYSPRYTLTKTDTHSGYAIKNYV, via the coding sequence ATGGCTCTGCAGGTCTTGGGAATCACTCTTTCAATGATCGGCTTCGCAGGAACCATCATCATCTGCGCTCTGCCCATGTGGAAGGTGACGGCCTTCATCGGCACAAACATTGTGGTGGCTCAGGTGTTCTGGGAGGGACTGTGGATGACGTGCGTGTACGAGCGCATTGGTCAGATGCAGTGTAAACTCTACGACGCCCTGCTGGATTTGGATCCTTCCCTGCAGGCGGCACGCGGGCTGATCGTGACCACCATGGCTTTGGCCTGCTTGGCTTTCCTCATCTTTCTGGTTGGGGCTGACTGCACGAACTGCCTCAGTAACCCACGAGCCAAAGCACGGATCGTGGTGGTCTCTGGGATCACCTTCATGCTTTCTGGGCTGACCGCCGTGGTGCCCGTGTCCTGGACGGCCGACTCCATCATCAGAGACTTTCATAATCCCATAGTGCATGAAGCGCTGAAAAGGGAGATGGGGGCGGCGCTCTATGTGGGCTGGGTCACGGCGGGCTTTCTGTTCGTCGGTGGTGCGGTTCTCTGCACCAGCTGCCCACCAGAGCGCCACAACTACTCCCCGAGATACACTTTAACCAAGACAGACACCCACAGTGGCTATGCCATAAAGAACTATGTGTGA